AAGTTGCCGAGCAGGCGCGGCCCTTCGCGCGTCAGCACCGACTCGGGGTGGAACTGCACACCCCAGTACGGCAGCTCGCGGTGTGCCATGCCCATCAGCGTCCCGTCGTCGGCCCAGGCGAGCGGCTCGAGCTCGGCCGGAAGCGACGCCTCGGGGACGGCGAGCGAGTGATAGCGCGTCGCCTCGAACGGATCGGAGAGCCCGGAGAAGATCCCGCGTCCGGTGTGGCGCACCGGCGAGGTCTTGCCGTGCATCAGGCGCGGTGCCCGCTCGCAGCGCCCGCCGAAGGCGACGCCGAGCGCCTGATGACCGAGGCAGACCCCGAGCAGCGGGACGTTCGGGCGTCGCTCCAGGAGCTCGACACAGACGCCGGCGTCCTCGGGCCGTCCGGGCCCGGGCGAGAGCACGATGCCGGTCGGGCGCCGCGCCAGCATCGCCGCGGCGCTCTCGGCGTCGTTGCGCAGCACCAGCACCTCGGCCCCTTCGGCCGCCAGGACCTGGACGAGGTTGAAGGTGAAGGAGTCGTAGTTGTCGACCATCAGGATCACGACCGCACCTCCCCGGCCTCGATGGTGCGTGCCAGCGCCACGGCGGCGAGCAGGGCCGCCGCCTTGTTCTCCGTCTCGCGTTGCTCGGCGGCCGGATCGGAATCGGCGACGATGCCCGCGCCGGCGGTCACCGAGGTCTCTCCCCCCTGCACCACGAGCGTGCGAATGGTGATGCAGGTGTCGAGGTCGCCGCTGAAGGAGAGGTAGCCGACCGCTCCGGCATAGGGGCCACGCGCCTCCGGCTCGAGCGCGTCGACGATCTCCATGGCGCGGATCTTCGGCGCCCCGGAGACCGTCCCGGCGGGAAAGCAGGCGAAGAGCGCGTCGAGCGCCTCGCGCCCCGGCGCCAGCTCGCCCTCGACGTTGGAGACGAGATGCATCACGTGGCTGTAGCGCTCGACGTCGAAGAACGAGGTGACCTCGACGCTGCCGGCGACCGCCACCCGTCCCAGATCGTTGCGCCCGAGGTCGACGAGCATGACGTGCTCGGCACGCTCCTTGGGATCGGCGAGCAGCTCCTCGGCGAAGCGTCGATCGTCCTCCGGCTCGAGCCCGCGCGGGCGCGTGCCGGCGATCGGCCGGGTGACGACGCGACGGCCGTGCTTGCGCACCAGCATCTCCGGCGAGGCGCCGACCAGCGTCACCTCGGGGCTCTCGAAGAGCACCATGTAGGGGCTCGGATTGACCAGCCGCAGGGCGCGATAGAGGGCGAGCGGCGGCGGCGCCTCGGGCACGCGGAAGCGGCGCGCCAGCACCACCTGGAAGATGTCGCCGGCGGCGATGTGCTCCTTGGCGGTCGCCACCGCGGCGCGGAAGGCCGCGCCGTCGAAGGCCGAGGCGAACGGCGGCGGATCGGGGGCGCGCGCCGGCAAGGCCACCGCCCCGGTGCCGCGGGCGCTGACCAACAGGCGCTCGAGGCGGTCGAGCGCCGCCTCCGCCTCGGTGGCGGAGACCTCGCCTTCGATCTCGTTGGCCACCAGCACGACGCGCTGGCGGGCGTGGTCGAAGACCACCAGGTCGTCGAAGCGCGCCAGGACGGCGAGCGGCAGCCCGTAAGGGTCGGGGGGGCGCTGCGGCAGCCGCTCGAGCAGACGGATCGTGTCGTAGCCGAAGAAGCCGACGAAGCCGCCGGTGAACGGGAGCGGCCCGGGCTCGCTCGCCAGGTCGGACACCACGGCGCGCAGCGCGGCGAGCGGCTCGCCAGGCATGGCGCGGCGCTCGAAGTCCCGGTCACGCTCGAGACGATCGGCATGCAGCCGGTAGAGCTCGCGCGGAGCCGAGCCGAGGAAGCTGAAGCGCGAGACCTGCTCGCCGCCGGTCACGCTCTCGAAGAGGAAGCGCACCGGCGAGATCCCGGCGAGGCGCCGGTAGACGGCGAGCGGGGTCAGCGTGTCGGCCAGCAGCTCGCGAAGGTGCGGTACCGCCCGACGCGGTCGCGGCGAGCTCATCGCGCCCCTCCCCGCTCGGCGTGCCGGCGCGACAGCTCGCTCGCCACCTCGCCGAGACCGACATCGCGCGAGCGCAGGAGGACGAGCAGGTGGAACAGCAGGTCCGCCGACTCGCTGACCAGTCGTTCGCGGCTCCCCGGCTCGCCGGAGGCGACGGCGGCGATCACCGTCTCGGTGGCCTCCTCGCCCACCTTGCGGGCGATCCGGTCGACGCCGTCGGCGAGCAGCCGCGCCGTGTAGCTCGTCGACTCGCCGCCTGCCGCGCGCTCGGCGACAACCGCCTCGAGCCAGCCGAGCTCGAGCGCCGCCGGGTTCGGCTCGAAGCAGCTGCGCGTCCCGCGGTGACAGGCCGGGCCGGCGGCCCGGACGCGATAGAGCAGCGCGTCGCCGTCGCAGTCCGGCGTCACCGACGTGACGGCCAGCGTGTTGCCGGAGCTCTCGCCCTTGCGCCACAGCGCCTGGCGCGAGCGGCTGAAGAACCAGGCCTCGCCCGAGGCCAGCGTGCGCTCGACCGCCGTGCGATCGGCCCAGGCGAGCATCAGCACCGCCCCGCTCCCCTCCTCCTGCGCCACCACCGGCAGCAGTCCGCGTTCGTCGAACCGCAGGCTGTCGATCGCCAGAGTCATGCCCTCTCCTCTCCCTCGTCACCCGGCGCCCAGCGCACCGGGAATCCGCGCCGGGCGAGCTCGCGCTTGACCTCGCCGACGGTGAAGCGTCCGGTGTGGAAGATCGACGCGGCAAGCACCGCCGCCGCCCCGGCCTCGAGCGCCGCCGCCAGGTCGGCGGGATCGCCCGCCCCACCGGAGGCGATGACCGGCACACCGACCGCTCGCGAGGCGGCGCCGAGCAGCTCGAGATCGTAGCCGGCGCGCGTGCCGTCGCGGTCGATCGAGGTGAGCAGCACCTCGCCGGCACCGCGTTCGACCCCTTCGACGATCCAGGCGAGCGCGTCGCGACCGGCCGGCGTGCGACCGCCATGGGTCACCACCTCCCAACCGTCGCCGCGGCGCCGCGCATCGACCGAGAGCACGACGAACTGTGAGCCGAAGCGCGCCGCGAGCTCGGAGACCAGCTCCGGCCGTGCCACCGCGGCGGTGTTGACGCCGGCCTTGTCGGCGCCGGCCGCCAGCAGCTCGCGGGCATCGTCGACGGTTCGCACGCCGCCGCCCACGCAGAGCGGCACGAAGACGCGCTCGGCCGTGCGTCGCACCCAGTCGAGGCGGGTGCGACGGGCGTCGGGCGCGGCACCGATGTCGAGGAAGACGATCTCGTCGGCCCCTTGGGCGGCATAGCGCTCGGCCGCCTCCGCCGGGTCGCCGTGGTGGGTGAAGTCGGTGAAGCGCACCCCCTTGACGACGCCGCCGTCGGCCACGTCGAGGCACGGGATCACCCGGCAGGCGAGCTCGGTCTGCCTCGCCTCGGCGCTCACGAGCGCTCCTCCCCGGCACAGGCGGCGAGCGCCGCGGCGAGCGAGAAGCGCCCCTCGAAGAGCGCTCTCCCGACGATCACCGCCGCGACGCCCGGCGTCGCGCGGGCAGCGACGAGATCGCCGAGCGCCGCGACGCCGCCCGAGACGATGGCCGGCAGGCCGCTCGCGGCGGCGAGTGCGCGCGCGAGGTCGAGGTTCGGTCCGGCGAGCGTGCCGTCGCGCCCCACGTCGGTCACCAGCAGCGCCGGACAGGGCGCGCCGCCGAGCCGGGCGGCGAGCGTTTCGGGCCGCACGGGCGAGCTCTCCGTCCAGCCGGCGAGGCGGAGACGCCCGGCGTCGCACTCGAGTGCCGGCACGAGCCGCTGCGGCAGGGCCTCGGCAAGCGCGAGGAAGCGCTCCGGATCGCGCACCACGAGCGAGCCGACGACGACGCGCTCGAAGCCGGCGGCGAGCGCCGCGTCGATCGCCTCGCGCGAGCGCAGCCCGCCGCCGAGCTCGAGGGCCGGACGGTCGACCGCCGCGGCGAGTCGGGCGAGCAGGGCGCGCTGCGGCGCCTCGCCGAACGCCGCGTCGAGGTCGACGAGGTGCGCGCGCCGCACCCCGGCGGCGCGAAAGGCGGCGAGCAGCGCGAACGGATCTGCCGGATAGACGGTGGTCTCGTCGTCCCGCCCTTGACGCAGGCGCACGACCTCCCCGTGCCGGAGGTCGATCGACGGCAGGAGCTCGACGAGGCCGGCCTCGACCGTCATGCGCATCGCGCCAGCTCCAGGAAGTTGCCGAGCAGGCGCAGACCGGCGTCGCCGCTCTTCTCCGGGTGGAACTGCGTGCCGAACACCCGGCCGTCGCCGGCCACGGCGGCGAACGGCCGGCCATGGCGCGCCACGGCGAGACGGAGACGCGCGTCCACCCCCTCCGGCGCGAAGCTGTGGACGAAGTAGGCGTACTCGCCGTCGGCGAGCCCGACGAGGAGCGGATGGTCGGCGACCTCGCGCAGGCGGTTCCAGCCGATGTGCGGCAGCGGCACGTCGTCCGGCAGCCGCGTGACGCGACCGGAGAGCAGGCCGAGGCCGTCGGTCGAACCGAACTCCTCGCTCGCCGAGAAGAGCAACTGATAGCCGACGCAGATGCCGAGCAGCCAGGCTCCCGCCCCGAGCGCAGCGCGCAGGGCCGCCTCGCGCTCGCCGCGCAGCGCTTCCCGGGGCGGGCGGAAGGCGCCGACGCCCGGCAGCACCAGCACCCGGCCGGCGGCGATCCGCGCCGGCTCGCTGGTGATCTCCGCCGTCGCGCCGAGCCGGGCGAGCGCACGGACCACGTTCCCGAGGTTGCCCACCCCGAGATCGACGACCGTCACCCCGCCGGCACCCGCCGTCGCCCCGTCGCTCATGCGGTGAGCGTCCCCTTGGTGCTCGGCACGTCGCCGCCGCGGCAGGAGACCGCCTGACGCAACGCCAGCGCCACCGCCTTGAACGCCGCCTCGGCGGCATGATGCGGGTTGCGCCCGGCGAGCAGGTCGACGTGGAGGGTCAGCCGCCCCCGATCGGCGAGCGCCTGGAAGAAGTCGGCGAGCAGGGTGAACGGCAGCTCGCGGGTGATCCAGCTCGCCTCGAGCTCGGCCGGCACCCGCCAGGCGCAGAAACCACGGCCCGAAAGGTCGACCACCGCGCGCGCCAGCGCCTCGTCGAGCGGCGCATAGGCATGGGCGAAGCGCGTCACGCCGGAGCGATCGCCGAGCGCTGCGGCGAGCGCCTCGCCGACGGCGATCCCCACGTCCTCGACCGTGTGATGCAGGTCGACGTGCGTGTCGCCGTGCGCCACCACCGTCAGACCGAGACCGCCGTGGGTCGCCAGCGCCTGCAGCATGTGGCCGAAGAAGCCGTTCGGCACGTCGAGCGTCACCGCGCCGCCGTCGAGCGCCAGATCGACGCGCACGTCGGTCTCGCGGGTCTTCCGTTCCACTGTCGCCTGTCGTCGGCTCATCGCGTCCCTCGTCTTTCCAGTCCTTCGGCGCAATCTTCTGCCCCACCTTCGCCCACACCTTCATCGGCCAGGATCTCGGCGAGCGCCGCTCGCGTGTCGCGCCACGCCGCACCGCAGCCGACCGACACCCGCAGGCAGCCGGCGAGCCCGGCGCCGCGCGAGAGGTCGCGCACCCGGATGCCGCGCGCCGCGAGGCCGTCGCGCACGCGCACCGCCGTCTCGCCCGGCCAACGGGTCAGCACGAAGTTGGCCTCCGACGGGAAGACCTCCGCCCCCGCGCGCGCGAGCATCGCGCTCCACGCCGACCGCCGGCCGATCAGCAGGCGAACCCGACGCCCCGCGGCCTGCGGATGAGCGAGCGCCACCTCGCCGGCGAGCGCGCTCGCCTGGTTGACGTTGTACGGCAGCTTGAGCTTGAGCAACTCGCCGGCGAGCCCCGGGTCGGCGAGGAGGTAACCGAGCCGCATCCCGGCGAGCGACCAGGCCTTCGAGAAGGTGCGGAAGAGCAGCAGGTGACGGTG
This genomic window from Holophagales bacterium contains:
- a CDS encoding bifunctional phosphoribosyl-AMP cyclohydrolase/phosphoribosyl-ATP diphosphatase HisIE, with product MTLAIDSLRFDERGLLPVVAQEEGSGAVLMLAWADRTAVERTLASGEAWFFSRSRQALWRKGESSGNTLAVTSVTPDCDGDALLYRVRAAGPACHRGTRSCFEPNPAALELGWLEAVVAERAAGGESTSYTARLLADGVDRIARKVGEEATETVIAAVASGEPGSRERLVSESADLLFHLLVLLRSRDVGLGEVASELSRRHAERGGAR
- a CDS encoding aminodeoxychorismate/anthranilate synthase component II, with protein sequence MILMVDNYDSFTFNLVQVLAAEGAEVLVLRNDAESAAAMLARRPTGIVLSPGPGRPEDAGVCVELLERRPNVPLLGVCLGHQALGVAFGGRCERAPRLMHGKTSPVRHTGRGIFSGLSDPFEATRYHSLAVPEASLPAELEPLAWADDGTLMGMAHRELPYWGVQFHPESVLTREGPRLLGNFLRLCAGEVES
- the hisH gene encoding imidazole glycerol phosphate synthase subunit HisH, with product MSDGATAGAGGVTVVDLGVGNLGNVVRALARLGATAEITSEPARIAAGRVLVLPGVGAFRPPREALRGEREAALRAALGAGAWLLGICVGYQLLFSASEEFGSTDGLGLLSGRVTRLPDDVPLPHIGWNRLREVADHPLLVGLADGEYAYFVHSFAPEGVDARLRLAVARHGRPFAAVAGDGRVFGTQFHPEKSGDAGLRLLGNFLELARCA
- a CDS encoding imidazoleglycerol-phosphate dehydratase: MSRRQATVERKTRETDVRVDLALDGGAVTLDVPNGFFGHMLQALATHGGLGLTVVAHGDTHVDLHHTVEDVGIAVGEALAAALGDRSGVTRFAHAYAPLDEALARAVVDLSGRGFCAWRVPAELEASWITRELPFTLLADFFQALADRGRLTLHVDLLAGRNPHHAAEAAFKAVALALRQAVSCRGGDVPSTKGTLTA
- the hisF gene encoding imidazole glycerol phosphate synthase subunit HisF, producing the protein MSAEARQTELACRVIPCLDVADGGVVKGVRFTDFTHHGDPAEAAERYAAQGADEIVFLDIGAAPDARRTRLDWVRRTAERVFVPLCVGGGVRTVDDARELLAAGADKAGVNTAAVARPELVSELAARFGSQFVVLSVDARRRGDGWEVVTHGGRTPAGRDALAWIVEGVERGAGEVLLTSIDRDGTRAGYDLELLGAASRAVGVPVIASGGAGDPADLAAALEAGAAAVLAASIFHTGRFTVGEVKRELARRGFPVRWAPGDEGEERA
- a CDS encoding 1-(5-phosphoribosyl)-5-((5-phosphoribosylamino)methylideneamino)imidazole-4-carboxamide isomerase encodes the protein MRMTVEAGLVELLPSIDLRHGEVVRLRQGRDDETTVYPADPFALLAAFRAAGVRRAHLVDLDAAFGEAPQRALLARLAAAVDRPALELGGGLRSREAIDAALAAGFERVVVGSLVVRDPERFLALAEALPQRLVPALECDAGRLRLAGWTESSPVRPETLAARLGGAPCPALLVTDVGRDGTLAGPNLDLARALAAASGLPAIVSGGVAALGDLVAARATPGVAAVIVGRALFEGRFSLAAALAACAGEERS
- the trpE gene encoding anthranilate synthase component I, which gives rise to MSSPRPRRAVPHLRELLADTLTPLAVYRRLAGISPVRFLFESVTGGEQVSRFSFLGSAPRELYRLHADRLERDRDFERRAMPGEPLAALRAVVSDLASEPGPLPFTGGFVGFFGYDTIRLLERLPQRPPDPYGLPLAVLARFDDLVVFDHARQRVVLVANEIEGEVSATEAEAALDRLERLLVSARGTGAVALPARAPDPPPFASAFDGAAFRAAVATAKEHIAAGDIFQVVLARRFRVPEAPPPLALYRALRLVNPSPYMVLFESPEVTLVGASPEMLVRKHGRRVVTRPIAGTRPRGLEPEDDRRFAEELLADPKERAEHVMLVDLGRNDLGRVAVAGSVEVTSFFDVERYSHVMHLVSNVEGELAPGREALDALFACFPAGTVSGAPKIRAMEIVDALEPEARGPYAGAVGYLSFSGDLDTCITIRTLVVQGGETSVTAGAGIVADSDPAAEQRETENKAAALLAAVALARTIEAGEVRS